The proteins below are encoded in one region of Danio rerio strain Tuebingen ecotype United States chromosome 12, GRCz12tu, whole genome shotgun sequence:
- the tmem26b gene encoding transmembrane protein 26b (The RefSeq protein has 1 substitution compared to this genomic sequence), with product MFVKFICAIVTRALFILVSLIGVWRVTWVKNNPLYWFLTILYLPLVVEMILTLRRRKGKDYKWFSPAILFFLISIIPTIWILELHHEQNKLSDTKCTKLDSSEDIRAFLHEWKNSTNGSVNTQDPLKLLSTVCANDWILALQQIVLILLIVGKWMLPIAGGVTRDEMSQLLLIFVGTAADILEFISETLSDVNEESLSFVCVILAVWTLSMLQFPLHFSVVNTRAEDVSESQDGSLYSRYRTDIWNIGGSLFLQDGPFFVVRLTVMMVFSNFHQMLVFFTLKNFLVVMLNIYRLWVIWIDSKS from the exons ATGTTTGTCAAATTTATCTGCGCTATAGTCACGAGGGCACTGTTTATCCTAGTGTCCCTCATCGGTGTGTGGAGGGTGACATGGGTGAAAAACAATCCTTTATACTGGTTTCTGACTATCCTTTATCTACCTCTCGTGGTGGAAATGATTTTAACTCTGAGAAGAAGAAAAGGGAAGGATTACAAATG GTTTTCTCCAGCAATACTGTTTTTCCTTATCAGCATCATACCAACCATATGGATCCTTGAGTTGCACCATGAGCAAAACAAATCAAGTGATACTAAG TGCACTAAACTGGATTCATCTGAAGACATCAGAGCTTTTCTTCACGAGTGGAAAAATTCCACCAACGGATCTGTGAATACACAG GATCCTCTGAAATTACTGTCAACGGTTTGTGCCAATGACTGGATCCTGGCTCTTCAACAAATCGTTCTGATTCTGCTAATAGTGGGAAAATGGATGCTACCGATCGCTGGAGGCGTCACGAGAGATGAAATGTCCCAGTTGTTGCTCATATTTGTGGGCACAGCTGCTGATATCCTCGAGTTTATCAGTGAAACGCTGTCTGATGTGAA cgaGGAGAGTCTGTCATTTGTGTGTGTTATTCTTGCGGTCTGGACATTGAGCATGCTACAGTTTCCACTGCATTTCTCAG TGGTGAACACCAGAGCAGAAGATGTTTCTGAAAGCCAGGATGGCTCGCTGTACTCAAGGTACAGGACTGATATATGGAACATTGGTGGAAGTCTATTTCTTCAGGACGGGCCCTTCTTTGTTGTCCGACTTACAGTTATGATGGTTTTTTCCAACTTTCATCAGATGCTGGTGTTTTTTACCCTTAAAAACTTTCTGGTAGTGATGCTTAACATCTACAGGCTGTGGGTGATTTGGATTGATAGCAAATCGTAA